The nucleotide window CCTTTGTGCAAATACAGAAAACAGCCCTTTCTCAAGACGTGTTACTGCTACCAGCTACAAAACTGTCATCATAAATCTACAAACCCACAATGTCCAGGATATGAATAGCACCTCCTGGAGTATGGTGCTCTTGGGCAGTGCAACAATCCATATCCACCCCTGTGCAACAATCCATGGCAGTCTAGCCCACTGAAGCCCTCCTCCGCTTCCTGAAAACTACCCAAAAGAAGCTATAGTACATACATGGACATGGCACTAGGTAATTTTCAGAACTCTTCACACCCATTTTCTCACTGACTCCTAGCCAATCCCATGAGATGGGAGAGGTGCAAGGTATCAGCTCCATTTCTCTAGTCACAGAATGTCAGGACACAGGTTAGAAGGATTCTGAGAGACCAAGGGTCCGCAGTCTCTAGGTCTTTCCATCTGGGGCCTGCAGAGTTCCTGGGAGGCATCTACAAGTCCATATGAGCACGAAGAACTGCCGGTCAACTGAAGAAATGATGGGATACACTTCGATGCACATCTGCTTGGATGCATGTGAATGTTCTGGTtggagattaaataaaaatttagtttaaaaactaGACTCAGTTAAAACGAACATCTGAGAAAATATCAGTAGGCCTTCTGGGTAGGATCCTAGACTCCAAATTCCGGAGAGGAGTGGGGATGTGTGGAGGGTCACCCAGCAATTCTGGGGTAGGTCCAGCAGGTGGAACCCTGGTCTCCTCACTCCCAGTCCAGTGCTGATTTCCCCAGACATGGCCTCTGTGTCTTGCCTTGTGGAAGAATGCTTTGTGCTTCTCAGATACTAGGGTATGGACACAGAATGGTTGTCTGCTCTTGTCTTCCATTACGTTTGTGAAGCAGGGATTGGGACATCACAGAGCATCTTCAGGGTCTCCTGGCTAAAGCTGCAAACCGTTCGGCTAGTTCAAGAGAATTTGAGTGCAAGACACAGCTTTCAATCTGGACTTTGAATCTCAGGACTTGTGATGttctgggaagagaaaaagaacatagaTATTAGCCACAGCTCAATTATTTATGGGTTCACTCTGGAAACACCAGACTTCCCATTACCCCATTGacaccccaccccagcctccatctCTGGGTCTTTGCTCTTGCAACACCTCCTGCTGACATTGCTCTCCTGATCCTTTCTCCCCAGACAGCCTCCCCATTCTCAAAGGTCAAAATcagcacctccacctcctggaagGCTCCCAGGACCAACTTGCTTCATGGGCCTCAGTTACCACTCATTTGGCATTTGGTTGCTATTTAATTTTGTCATCAAACAGTTGTCTTTTCCATTGGCAGATGAAGCTTTTGAAGGCAGAACCTTCCACAGAGCCTCACAGCACTTCGCACAACTAAGCACATAGGAGGCTGTCAACAGCTAccagttaaatgaatgaatgaatgaatggttagTAAAACCAGAAGATGGAGTCAGGGCAACTGAGGATGTCACAACTGATGTTTCTATAGTATCTTTCACAAATAACTCAGATCAACCTGTAAGCTATTACCTAAACCACCCTAGAGGGCAAATTATCTGTAACCTTCCTATTCTCTCAGAGAAGACAGTGAGGCCAAGAAGAGAGACAGGTCTATGGTAAGGAGGATTTCCCACCAGGAAAATGAGCCAAAGTAGAGCAGAGCATTCGAATGACAAGATACAACTATCATGAAATAAGCCAGCTGTCTTGAGAGACTTTTCAAATGGCTTCTAAAGGTAATTCCAAGAAAGACAGAAGTGTTTCGGGTGATAGTAGCATCATTGCAGAAGGGTCTGCTTTCCCAGGGGACCACTTGGATGTAGAAGTTCTGGTCCTGTTGGTCCAACACCAGcaaacagaacatttcattccTCTAAAGTCACACCTTCATTCAGTGGCTTCTGCACTGTGGATCTGGGTCAAATGTTTGTAAGCAGGTTATGTTAAGTGAATTAGAAAAGGATGAAGAAATCTTTATCAGAGTCTACCAGAAAATATGAGagatcagaatttttaaaaatcaggccaggtgtggtggctcatgcctgtaatcccagcatgaaCCTtggccttgggaggccaaggtgggaagattgcttgtggccaggagttcaaaaccagcctggtcaacatagtgagaacccatctctatacaaaaaaaataaataaataaaaaataaattagctaggcatggtggcatgcacctgtagtcccagctacttgagaggctgaggtgggaggatcatctgagcccaggaaggttGAGTCTACAGTGAACAgtgattataccattgcactctaacctgggtaacagagcaagaccctgtctcaaaaaaaaaaaaaaaaaaaaaaaaaaatcattgacaaGCATCATCTCTGAAGGGAATATCTCAGAGACTTGGAGGAGGGGAAATTATTAGGAAAAGCATAAATGCACTCAGAACAGTGAAGGTGACGTCAGGAGAGAGGCTGTTCATTAGGCAACCAAGGCCAGGTCAGTGAGTGATCACCTCCTGGAAGCCTTCCAGAACCAACAGCCCATGGAGCCTTCTTGTCTACCTCAGCCACCCCTTATTTGATAGATAACCTTAGtttgttatttacattttatgacAGCCTAGAATTGAGAAGGCAAGCAACAAAGCCCACAAAATAATAACAAGGCAAGCTAAGATCATAGCCCGTCCAATATGCCATTCTATCAAAAAAGCATGGAAATGTACATGTAATTGAAGACTAAAGCCAAATAAAGAAGATGCTAATTATGGAGTAAAATCAGTGaggtttcagaaaagaaaaaggtcgTCATGGTTTAGAATTGTCTCAGAAGGCCTCagtgaggaggtggcatttgaaatAGACCCCAAAATTCTGAACtgagcaggggaggggagaggagaataAATAGATCCCACTGGAGGCCAGCTGTGAGCCTGCTGTCACTTATGCCACATCGCCATTGTCTTCCCCGCCCTCTCTCACCGGCTGGTCCTCCCTGTATGGGAACCGGGTGCAATTGTAGTGGTCTCTTAGGCCCATGAGGATGCACATGGCGTGGCTGTTGTTGCCAGCAAATTTGTTAGCTAAGCTAACATCAAACTGGTAGAGTCTCCTGGCGCGGTTCCTGTCCAGCTTAGAGGAGTGGGCCACCTGGCTGCGCAGGGTGGCTACCAGCTTGCTGAGGGAGGAGTCTGAGAACTCATAAAAAAACCTCTTAAAGCTGGGGTGGCGCCTGATCTGGAAGCGGAAATGAAAGCAGGTCATTAGTGTTGCTGGCAGTATCCCTCCCGCCAACTGCCCCTCCTGCAACTCCATGCAGCCAGGCGGGGCACCTCCTCTTCCCTGGGATGAGCTCCGCTTGTTACATCCCTCCACTGCCCCTAGCCTCTCAGAATCTGTTCTGCAAGGTCCAGCTCAAAGCAGCAGGACAAAGTAGAGGGCAAAGGTGGAAGTACAGGTCTTTAGACTCAGATAATTCAGAAGCAAACACCCCACAGAGCCTTCTCATCTACCCTAGCCACTCCTTATTTGACAAGTAatcttactttattatttaaatgtatgacAGTCTAGAATTGGGATGCTTGAGTTGCACTTACTAGGTATGTGAGCCTCtggtcatctgtaaaatgtaaaatatccacCCAGCCCCAGGATTGCTGGGGGGGATTGGAGGGGGAATGAAATGAGAGAGTTTACAGAAACGATTTAGTGCCGAGTAGATGTTAGAGGAATTTTAGTTCCTTCTAAGCCTCCTCCAACAAGCTCCTTTCTCTTAATAACTAAATGAGTTCCCCAGAGGCAGACCCAGACACAAGGACTTGGGTATAggcattttattcattaaatgaTCCCAGGAAATGCTGATGGGAGAAGGAGACCTGGAACAAGAATGGGAAGGCGGCCCAAGGGGTGGCAACTGGAGCTTAATCCACTCAGGGCATCTTGGAAGCCAGCTGAGAGCACGTTCCTCAGTTATACCACATAAAAGCGAGGGAGCTGGGGTCTCTATCCACCAATTCCCACCAGCCATTGGTTGAGGGCTGCTCATGCGGAAGTGGAGGCTGTTAATTGTGCCCCCAACATGGGTTGCAAAATGGCCCTGTGTCCTCAGGCACAAGGAGGCAGGAGCTGGCAGCTGGACGGGCCAGTGTGCACTCTGGTGGTGAAGAGAGGCACCCAGAGCGTCCGCTATGCTGATTACTCATCTTTAACCTGACCTCTTCACATGTGATCTGTGTTTGTCTCTCCAGATAGACTGTGTTTTCCAAGGGTGGGGAACCTTCTGTTATAGACTGCCTATCAGGGGAGGAAAATCAACTTGAAAGAATGGGAGACCAAATAAATGCTGAAGGGCGTGGCAAGACCAAGAGTGAACCCGGAGACCACAGGGAATGGAATCGGCTGGGCGGGTGGGGCAGGTGGGAGGCGGCTTCCAAGGACGGGGGACATGAGCCGAACTTTAATAGCTGATTTGGACAGGAGTGGTcctggctggggcagggaggtCACATGAGCATTGTGTTATTTTAAACAGTTCCCTCATCTGCTACATGTCTGGCGCTTTCTACATGTGCATTAAGCTTGGTCAAGGAGGTAATCATCTCTCATTTTGGAAAAGAGGAAACCGAGACTCAGAAAGGTGAAGGGACATGCTCAAAGTTGCCCAGAGGTGCAGACTTGGGGATGGAACCCAGGTCTCAGCTGTGGGTAGATGAGGCCCTGGGGTTGGCCTGGGGAGGGCTGAGTGGTGCTCACCTGCTGCCCCAGTTGGCCATCCACTTCTTGGAGAAGCTCCACAAGCTTCTGGATGATGATCTCctctaaggaaaagaaaggagaattgAGTGACTATCGACTGGGTGATGCCCGGTTCCCTTCCAAAAACAAAGTGCTGCAACGACACATCCACCTGGGAAAGAcagtattttttctctaaaaccCAGCACACACATTAGTTATGATGGACCAAGACACTTCTTGCCTTAAACTAATGCTGGAGTGTGAGAGCCTTGTTTGGGTTCCCTTTATAGAAACAGAAGGGACTTTGGCTTGCTGGGCCTCACCTGTAACCACATTCAGCTTCATTTGATaggtgggaaactgaggcctcccAGTGTCCCTTATCTAGGCTACAGAGTAGCACAGTCAAGAATGGGAGTTTGGACGAGGAGCAGCACATCAGAATGCAGGGAGGGGACATGCCAGGGCTACTGACCCATTAGGAATGCACCCGTCCACTTGGGTTCTAAGCAGCGGTGTGCCAGGGCCTGGTCGTACTAAGTTCACTGTAAATATTCAGGAAATTTGTGGACTagttgtcttgttttgttttagacagagtctcgctctgtcacccaggctggagtgcagtggcgcgatctcggctcactgcaacctccgcctcctgggttccagtgattctcctgcctcagcctcccgagtagctgggactacaggcgcacaccaccatgccaggctaattaaTTTGTGGACTAGTTGTTACAAACTGTTagcagcttgaaatcagccacagtaaaaatatttatgcCATGGAAATCTGCAAATGCTACAAAGTAGGGCATCCTCCTCCCAATGGAGAACCTGTCTGCCCGCACACCACTGCTTATGAGACCTGGAGCAAGCTAGGAATTTCATATGAAACATTCAAGCAAACGAATGGGGGGTGTTAATTACATCCCACAGGATAGACAGGTGTCCTCTACCTGCAACTCTGCCCCAACAGCCCCAGTTTAAGGCCAAGCCTGTGCCCTCTGCCCCCTCCTAGAGTCTCCTGGGGTCTTTGCCTGCTGCCTTCCCCATTCCTTCCTCAGAACCCTCCCCTATTCAGCCTGTGAACTCCATGTGGAAGAGAAGCGCCCGGGAAGCTGTCCAGGTAAGTGCAGGGGTGGTACTGACTAGATTCATATGTTCCATTCGGCTGAGGTGCCCCTTCTGGCGTGTGGCCTCTGGCCGGGGAAGGTGCTTCTGAGATCACAACTGGCTCCTCTTCTGCGGGCAGGGGCTCCCGGCCCGAGAGATCTTCGGGATCTAGGGCAAAAAACGGTTGTTGAGTGTTTTTGCAGAGAGCTGAATCTAGTTCCTGACAAGGTGTTCGGAGGCACGAGCATCAGCGGGGGCTGGTTCCAGGCTCCTCCGTGAGTTTCCTGTCCCCGGCTCTGCCTCAGAGGAGTTCGTGGTGCGCTCCTGGCCTTCTCCAGAAACCTGACTTTTGCCCACCAACCCTTTCTGCCTCCTCAGTCTGGGAGGGGCTCAGTTAAAACAGGTGTGCCCACAGGGCCCACCAAACAAACCCTCTCCCTCTGCCAGGTTTTCTGGGTCCCTTAGCCTGTCTGAACCTCACTTTCTCCAAGTGTTAAGTGGGAGTGATAAGATTGACCTCACAGGGCTGCGAgcaggttaaatgagataatatgtgtgcaagtagcacatagtaggcactctgTGATGTCAGGGGAATTACTGTACACCAGTGGCCCTCATGCCTTGGTGTAGTGAAAAAACAGGCCCACACCATCTCCTACTTCGTCAAACCCAGTCTCTGTGCTTTTCTATGAACTggccaggtgattctgatgcacagtgGCACGGCTCTCTCACCACATTTGTTGTTAAGTGTTTGCATGTGGAGACGGAGGGGAGGGCGTGTGCTGTGAGCAGGGGCTACCAGGGGTGGGGTCCTGCTGGCACCTGGCCCCTCACCTCTCCCCACACTTCCACATCCCCCACTCTGCTCAGCAAGGAAATAAACAGGGCTTTCAGCAACAGCGGACATCCCCCACTATGCCAGCCTGTCAGCGACAGGCCACACAGCAGCCCTGCCCAAGAGGAAGCCTCTGTTACCATGGCAACACCAGGCCTGCTCACCAAGGCTGCTGGAGGTGGACGGCCGATGGCCACCGACACACAGGGGCAGAAAGCTGGGCCTCTTGGGCCGTCGGGCCTCCGGGCTGGCAGCCCCCGGTCTCCTGGGTTCCTTGGAGCTGTGTTTCTTATGGTAAAACGCTCTCCTGAAGCTCGACTTTTTTTCTACAGATTTCCTTCTGCAGTGTGGGGCCAGGTTTTCTAGacccacctcttcctcctggacTTGAGGTTGCTGTGGGGGAGATGAGAGAAACTGAGTCGGGGCCCCTGACCTTGAGGAGATCTCAGGTGAGCTGGGGAAGGAGACCCACGGTGGGCTAGGAGGCGTTGCCCAGAGAAGAGTGGTTGATGCTCAACGCTGGGGAAATATGTGTGGTCTAGAGAGGGCTGGAGAAGCTTCAAGAAGGAGAGACTGGgtcctggtgcagtggcttacgcctataatcccagcattttgggaagctgaggcaggtggatcaccaggggtcaggagttcgagaccagcctggccaatatggtaaaaccctgtctctactgaaaatacaaaaattagctgggtgtggtgatgcatgcctgtagtcccagctactcaggaggctgaggcaagagaatcgctggagcccagaaggtggaggttgcagtgagccgtgatctagCTACTGTGCtttagcctgagcgacagagcaagactccgtctccaaaaaaaaaagagggactgGAGTAGGGCTTTGGCAGGACACAGAAGAGTTTGGCAAGGACAGGGAAGGCAGGGTTGGGGAGCCCACAGTGAGGTCACGGTTACATGGGGAGCGTcttcctcacctcctcccacTGCTGTTCTTCCGAATCTTGGAGCATGGAAATGATCTTCTGAATGAATTCTTCTGAAAAAGATCAACAGGCATGGTTACACTGTGGTGCTAGAAAAGCTCTTCTGTGATCAGTCTTCATTTCCTAATGCCCTGGTGGTTTCCTGGGTGATTCTCCAGGGGGCTAAAGAGCTGCCAGAGGTGGCCTGAGGGCGGAGCTGGTTTCATGGGATACACATTCACTTTACCAGTGAGGGCCTCTAAATAGATGCCCAGGAGGAACCCCTCAGGGCCATCTGGAAAGGCCCATTCCCTACAGGTGCCCTCACCATGCACCTTCTCCCTGCCCAGGCAGAATCCCCCTTCAAGGCATATTTTCTATGAAAAGCAAACAAGGCAGAATGGCAGGGGGTAGGGGGCAGAGATCTTTCCAGGTCTTTTCAGACCTGCcagtgattttatttatatatatatatatatttctaggcCTGGCTCTGCCAATGGTAGAATAATAATTACAGTGATGGGAGATGCCATTAGCTGAGCTTCCCTCCTAAGGCTCCTACCCCTCTCCCTATCCTCTTTACTTCTGAGCTCTGCTCTCAAGCTGGGTCACCCAACAATGACAATAAGAGCAACAAATGGCACCTAACACATATTAGCCACTAACAGGGGCTGTCCTAAATGCTTTGACAATTCTAGAAAGTAGGTACTTgctgtccccatttcacagatgaagaaactgagaccagagacggagtaacttgcccaagtccaCACGGCTCAAAGGGGTCAGAGCCCAGACTCAAACCCAGGTCCGTAAGATCACCCCATCGGCTGAGCACTTGTTGTGGGCCTCCCGTTGCCTCCTGTCTGCCTTATCAGGGTGAGCACCAACACTATTGCCATTTATCGAGATTCAGTCAGGCAGCCTGGCTTGGGCCTGGGCTCTGGACCCCAAGCTGCCTCCCAGCCTGCTGTACTCAGAGGGAGGTCTGGACAGGTCACTGCCTCTCTCTGGCTCAGTGTCTCTTTGCAAGTGGGGGAGTCAGAGCAGAAATTTTGCAAGGGGTGtctgagaaaaggagaggagtaCTGACTGTATTCCGAGGCTCTGTCCAGCTGAAGCTCCTCTCTAGGTCCCCAGCTCTCTGATGGGGTGGGAAGCACGAAGGGACCTGGAGCGCCAGCCTCTGTAGATGGGGCCTCCTGGACTTCAGGCTCTTCCAAGcctgagaagcagaaagaaaaaggggtGTGTTTTGTCCGCCTGCGGCTGTCAACTATGCACAGAAGCTAGCACAGACTCTATAGTGGGTTCCGTGGCTGGATCACACTAAGGCCTTATGGGGCTGGAAGACAGCTGCCGGGCAGGGTCGTGTCTCTGATTTACTGGCCCAGACCAAGCTCCCTTATCCCTTTGTGCTTCCATAGAACTGGCTTTCCTGGGCTTTGTtgccctctcctccctccaccGTTTTGACTTGATCCACAAGTTGAATAGTAGAGGCCTGTCATGTCCCATGACATGAATTAATGAATCACAGCCAGAATCCCCCTGCATGAAAATATCTCCCACGTGGCCTGAAATTCCCCTCTTTGGTGTTAACCATCACCCCTCCTTTCTAAGCTGTAAAGTCTCCCAGCCAGGATGACCTAACAGGATGGCCTGTTCTCCCTGATGCCCAGGAAGAAATGACTCGTCTGATCCTTTCCCCCTCTAGCTCTGGCCCATCATCCATGGGCCACGTGACCTTGAACACATTGTTTTACCTCCCAAAGCCTCAGTCccttcatctgtaagatggggataatagTTGTACCTCATCTGATGGCTGTGAGGACTGATTGAGTTATCGATATGCAGCAGGGAAATGTCTcactttacaggtgaagaaaccgAGGCACAAAGATGGGGAATGACATAGACAATATGCTAGAACCCAGGTCTACTGCCTCCCCTGCTCCAGCTCCTTCCTGCACACACTACTCCCCTCCCTGCCAGGGCGCAGAAGCTGAGGCAGCCAAGAAATGTGGATAGTTGGGGAATTGCGGAACATAATTTCCATCAAGGGCTTATTGGGGTTGCCTAGACCTCGCTGAGGTTTTGTGTGTGGACGTGACCCGCTggcattctttctctcttcccacagTCATCCTCACACCGCTCAGGGCAGACAGCAAAAGTCAGACCAGGCGCAACGCAACCTTTAAAGTGGCCAATTCCATCCCCTGGGAAGGTTCCAGAGCTGGAGGCAGCTGCAGGGTTGCTATGGCAACTGCAGAGCCTGCTCACCATAGCTGCTGGAGATGGAAGGCCGATGGCCGCCAACACACAGGGGCAGAAAGCTGGACTTCTTGGGTGGCCGGGCCTCTGGACTGGAAACATCTGCGGCCCTCCTCTTGGCCTCCTCGGAGCCGTGTTTCTTAAGAGAAAAGGTGCTCTTGAGGCTTGTCTTTTTCTCTTGGGATTGCTTCCTAACAGCCAGTGCTGGGTTTGGCAGGGCCACCCCCAGCTGTGAGATCAGAGACTGCTGCCGGGAGAGGAGAAAAACTGAGTCAGGTTCATGACATTGAGGAGAGGGGGAAAGCTCTCTGGATGCAAAGTGAAGGGTAGCCAAGCTGCAGGATGGCCCCAGGAGAGGGGAGGCAGCAGAGGCCAGAGCAGGGGGAGGGCTGAGTTCTGAAGCTGCAGGAGGCTTCAGGGAAGGAAGGGACTAGAGCCCGGCCTGTAAGGACAGGTGGAGCttgacagaggaggaggagaaggcagagagCCCCTGGAGACCTGCAAAGTTTACTCCTCACCTCTTCTTCCCACTGGTCTCCCACTCTTTTGAGCAATTCCACAATCATCTGAATGATAGCATCCTCTGGAAGAAAGCAAACGCATTCGGTTATTCTTTCTAAATGCACAGACAACTCCTTCTAAATTACCGTCTTGGACAGTTCTCTTAAACAACTCTTTTGGCCACACAATGGAGGGAAAGCACCACATCCCAGGGGCAGGTCCTTCTGAGAGAAAGCTGGAAGATCCACGGGAAAGGCACTGAGCCAAACCATGACACTTCATGCAAGACATTTCAGGTCAGCCCTTTAGGCATTCAACTTGTGCCCCACTGTTTCCTTTGAAAGTCACAGATCTCGGAACATCTACTTTGGGTTCagtaagctgtgtgaccttgaataagtttcttaacctctctgggcctttaTCGCTCCCAGTGAAATGTGGGTCATAATCTGTGTCCTGCCTCCCCCAGAAGGCTGTCAGGCTGTCATATGAGGGACTGGGCTTGAGAACACTTTGCAAGGCTAATGCTGATCTTCCAACCTGCAAAATTCCAGTGGGAAAATGGTGGATACCTGGCCTCACTAAGGTGGAGGATGAAAGGACATCAGCAGGGATGACACAGAGAGAGCCTGCCACGCTGATGCCTCAGCCACACCCCCATCTCTGCACAGAGAAGCCACTGACAATGGAAATGGTTTCCTTTGATACTCCGGTCAGCCTTTTCAAGGACAATGTGCCCACACTGTCCTCTGATAGGTACCAGCTGATGAGTTTACATGAAAAGAGATGCAAACAAGGTTCCCTGTTCTGAGGCTATCTgtgggtttgctttttttttttttttttactcctaaCTTCCCTCTCTCACTTCCCTCACTTATAAATTGTTTGGCTTTTATTGCTTGACTCAGCTACCAGCTGGTTCCCTCTCATGTAAGAAAACAATTAGCTGCAAAATAACTAACTCAATGCCTTTTAGTTATTCTTTGACACATGCATAGCTCCTTCATTTCACATGTTATAAAATATGCTCATCTTTTTTTACAGGGAATTAGATGAATAGGGGATTATTCTCGATTTATTAGGAGCACTCATGGTATTGTGGTTTTGTGTGAGACTGtacttattttttggagatgcaTGTTTAAGTATTTAGGGATGAACATGATTTACTCCAAAATGATTCAGCAACAAAATGATACGCACACAAAGCAAACTGGCAGAGTGTAAACAACTGAGTATACAAAGCATTGAACTATACTTTTCactcttctatatattttttaaagtaaaatacattttaaaagactaagAAAAGTTCCATTTTCATTAACACATAAGGCAGAAGCATTTGCCAGCAGCCTTTCCaattccctagcctcccttctGTGAAATTCTAAAATAAGCAAACGTGGCCAGAAGCACCAAAAGAGGCAAGAAAGGCCAGTGCATGTATTTTGAGAGCCACTATCCAAGGTCTCAGTAATCATTCAGAACAATCCATCTCATTCAGTAACAGCCACCTCAGTCAGAGGCAAAAAGGTCACTAGAGATTCCGACTCACTATCAGGCTTTTTGAGCTCCTCTTCTTGCTGGTGACCTGTGGCATGGGGAGAAACATCCAAAGCTCCAGCACCATCCACTCTGATGAGGAAGGAGTGGCAATCAGAATCTTCCCCACCTGGAATAGAGACGAAAGCAAACGGTAtgtaggtgtgtatgtgtgtgtgtcagtgacATTCTCCCGACTTTGTTCATCAACACGAGAAAACAGCACAGAATTCACAGTGCAACAGGCACTGCTGCAGCCTGCTCCAAGCCTAACCAAAAAACTAGAAACCCACCAAGGTTTTTATCTGAGAAGAGGCTACTTCCACCAAGACACCTCTCTTGCTAACCCCCTCCCCGCAAACCCTCAATCTTCTCCCCATCATAAACACCGAGTTTTGAGTGCCACGAGGCAGAGCCCCCCTCCCTCTAGGTGCCAGTGGGCATTCAGCTCCAGAGCCTTGCGAGGCAGAATAGGAAGGCACCTTGGGAGCCAGCACCCTCATTTACCTGCGGGGAATCAAAAGTTCCAGAGGGAGCAGCTCaagctcaaggtcacacagcaagtttaCTCCTGATGGAGCCAAGTCTAGAACCAAGGTCTGGAAGCAGCAGCCCAGAAGCACACAGGCACCAGTGGGGTGGGAGTAGGGCTTCCCTCCTCGCCTGACTCCCTGCCTTCTCATTTCTCCTAGGTCTGTGCTCCTGAAACTAGAGGAGTTGGCAGTAACAGCTATTGTGCACTGAGCACTTTCCTTGTGGGCTGTGGCCACTCCATGAGACAGTAactatttat belongs to Macaca thibetana thibetana isolate TM-01 chromosome 4, ASM2454274v1, whole genome shotgun sequence and includes:
- the BNIP5 gene encoding protein BNIP5 translates to MENPRCPRKPLAERKARSLDRPLAPGKGLEPWDCHCLSLPTAPSRKALHWATSDWARHSDSPAPSAEAHCTTTAAPTPEETGEFLPSEQRPSQDTKKGWLKTVLNFFVRTGPEEPREKASRRPRGKEGLSQPLEPLEAAGEPALRKRAHHDKKASRKKQGHKKHAAEVTKAAQDQDARGQEEGLSKAAAASRSGEADLGPARRGGEDSDCHSFLIRVDGAGALDVSPHATGHQQEEELKKPDKDAIIQMIVELLKRVGDQWEEEQSLISQLGVALPNPALAVRKQSQEKKTSLKSTFSLKKHGSEEAKRRAADVSSPEARPPKKSSFLPLCVGGHRPSISSSYGLEEPEVQEAPSTEAGAPGPFVLPTPSESWGPREELQLDRASEYKEFIQKIISMLQDSEEQQWEEQPQVQEEEVGLENLAPHCRRKSVEKKSSFRRAFYHKKHSSKEPRRPGAASPEARRPKRPSFLPLCVGGHRPSTSSSLDPEDLSGREPLPAEEEPVVISEAPSPARGHTPEGAPQPNGTYESKEIIIQKLVELLQEVDGQLGQQIRRHPSFKRFFYEFSDSSLSKLVATLRSQVAHSSKLDRNRARRLYQFDVSLANKFAGNNSHAMCILMGLRDHYNCTRFPYREDQPNITSPEIQSPD